A window of Dickeya zeae NCPPB 2538 contains these coding sequences:
- a CDS encoding ABC transporter permease: MFAYIVRRLLEMIPVLLVISLLVFGFIKLLPGDPARIYAGPDAPIEAVEAAREHLGLNDPLPQQYLHWLTGLVHGDLGVTYRTQQPVLSVIKKSFLPTLWLALAGFAWSVILGLLIGVFAALKRGKWQDWSLMSLAVGGISMPPFWLGLLLIQFVAMPFGLFSVSGFNKPTDIILPALTLGASVAAVMARFTRSAFLEVMQEDYVRTARAKGLRQRLIVWKHVMRNALIPVITMLGLQFGFLLGGSIVVESVFNWPGLGWLLIESIKSQDQPVIQALVMLFVFEFILINLLVDLLYAVVNPAIRLR; this comes from the coding sequence ATGTTTGCTTATATCGTCCGACGTTTGCTGGAAATGATCCCGGTTTTGCTGGTGATCTCCCTGTTGGTGTTCGGTTTCATCAAGCTGTTACCGGGTGACCCGGCACGGATCTATGCCGGCCCCGACGCGCCCATTGAGGCGGTGGAAGCCGCCCGTGAGCATTTGGGGTTGAACGATCCGCTGCCGCAGCAGTATCTCCACTGGCTGACCGGGTTGGTACACGGTGACCTTGGCGTCACCTACCGTACCCAGCAGCCGGTGCTGAGTGTCATCAAGAAAAGTTTTCTGCCGACGCTATGGCTGGCGCTGGCCGGTTTCGCCTGGTCGGTGATCCTTGGCCTGCTGATCGGCGTATTTGCCGCGCTTAAACGCGGCAAATGGCAGGACTGGTCACTGATGAGTCTGGCCGTAGGTGGCATTTCGATGCCGCCGTTCTGGCTCGGCCTGTTGTTAATTCAGTTTGTCGCTATGCCGTTCGGCCTTTTCTCGGTCAGCGGTTTCAACAAACCGACCGACATTATTCTGCCCGCGCTGACGCTGGGCGCGTCGGTCGCAGCGGTGATGGCGCGCTTTACCCGCTCGGCGTTTCTGGAAGTCATGCAGGAAGACTACGTGCGCACCGCCCGCGCCAAAGGGCTGCGCCAGCGATTGATTGTCTGGAAACACGTGATGCGTAACGCGCTGATCCCGGTTATCACCATGCTCGGGTTGCAGTTCGGCTTTCTGCTGGGTGGTTCGATTGTGGTGGAAAGCGTGTTCAACTGGCCGGGGCTCGGCTGGCTGTTGATTGAATCCATCAAGAGCCAGGATCAGCCGGTGATTCAGGCACTGGTGATGCTGTTCGTATTTGAATTTATCCTGATCAACCTGCTGGTCGACCTGCTGTACGCAGTGGTGAACCCAGCCATTCGTCTGCGTTAG
- a CDS encoding DUF2645 family protein, with protein MRIQVKFFIFIFFISLLHLFSLFKEESYIDGKEVFNACVAFKTFVTDDIRDVTAPISFFLLILPFFIILFKERFKKTSTIIFISFLFLYWLWRFFIRLNIC; from the coding sequence ATGCGAATCCAGGTAAAATTTTTTATTTTTATCTTTTTTATTTCGTTGTTACATTTATTCTCTTTATTTAAGGAGGAATCCTACATTGATGGAAAAGAGGTTTTCAACGCCTGCGTGGCATTTAAAACATTTGTAACTGATGATATACGTGATGTTACTGCACCGATTTCATTTTTTCTTCTTATACTTCCATTTTTTATCATTCTCTTTAAAGAGCGATTTAAAAAAACAAGCACTATAATATTCATTTCTTTTTTATTTTTATACTGGCTATGGCGTTTCTTTATCAGATTGAACATCTGTTAG
- a CDS encoding M55 family metallopeptidase, with translation MKVFISADIEGIAGVMRPEQCSPGTPEHQIARGLMEQEVNAAIEGAFAGGASEVVVADSHAAMTNLRAENIDPRARLVQGKPRGLSMVEGLQQQQFDGLMFIGYHSAAGEHGVLAHTINGRAFYRVRINGEVMGESDIYAAAGAELNTPLWLVSGDDTLQSWINRYYPAADYACVKRAISQTAAESLSPEAARNAIRLAATQAVQKAHKETTTRLQPPYELELMVAKPVLADLFCLIPGVVRKDAITVGYQSPTIAPIVSLLGAFSYLATTQN, from the coding sequence ATGAAAGTATTTATTTCTGCGGATATCGAAGGCATCGCGGGTGTGATGCGACCGGAACAGTGTAGCCCCGGCACACCGGAACACCAGATAGCACGCGGGTTGATGGAACAGGAAGTGAACGCCGCCATCGAAGGCGCGTTCGCCGGTGGTGCCAGCGAGGTGGTCGTGGCCGACAGTCATGCCGCCATGACCAACCTGCGCGCTGAAAACATCGACCCGCGCGCCCGTTTGGTGCAGGGCAAACCACGCGGTTTGTCGATGGTGGAAGGGCTGCAACAGCAGCAATTCGATGGTTTGATGTTCATCGGCTACCACAGTGCCGCCGGTGAGCACGGCGTATTGGCGCACACCATTAACGGCCGGGCATTTTATCGGGTGCGTATTAACGGTGAAGTGATGGGCGAAAGCGACATCTACGCAGCGGCAGGTGCTGAACTGAACACCCCGTTGTGGCTGGTTAGCGGTGACGACACACTGCAAAGCTGGATCAACCGCTACTACCCGGCGGCCGATTATGCCTGCGTGAAACGCGCCATTTCCCAGACCGCGGCAGAATCGCTCAGCCCGGAGGCCGCCCGCAACGCTATCCGGCTGGCAGCAACCCAGGCAGTGCAAAAAGCGCATAAAGAAACCACCACCCGTTTGCAGCCACCGTATGAGCTGGAACTGATGGTCGCCAAACCAGTACTGGCAGACCTGTTCTGCCTGATCCCCGGCGTTGTTCGCAAAGATGCCATCACCGTGGGTTACCAGTCACCCACCATCGCGCCGATCGTCAGCTTGCTGGGTGCCTTTTCCTATCTGGCAACCACGCAGAATTAA
- a CDS encoding P1 family peptidase, which translates to MTPYQQAQLLPLLQRWRTERQLGTPRLPCGPHNRLSDVPGVRVGHATLAEGEIQTGVTAIVPNSDNLFIQPLPCGAAVLNGFAKPVGLVQIEELGQLQTPILLSNTLSVGTLFTTLVRDAIARNPELGRRLPTVNPLALECNDGWLNDIQALAVTEAMARAALDSATVDFARGSVGAGRGMSCFALKGGIGTASRQIAELDATLGVLVLANFGTLPALTLGGVQVGDAIAPLLPELTPQQDAGSIIIIMATDAALDARQLTRIARRAGAGLGRLGSYWGHGSGDIAVAFSTQPTPRPPEDAQLEPLLNAAADATEHAVLDALLHAEAVTGFRGHHRPALTQVLDRLAQDFA; encoded by the coding sequence ATGACACCTTATCAACAGGCGCAACTGTTACCGCTGCTGCAACGCTGGCGGACAGAGCGACAACTCGGCACACCGCGCCTGCCCTGCGGCCCGCATAATCGCCTGAGCGACGTGCCCGGCGTGCGGGTCGGCCATGCTACGCTGGCCGAAGGCGAGATTCAGACCGGCGTGACCGCCATTGTGCCAAACAGCGATAACCTGTTTATACAGCCGCTGCCCTGCGGGGCGGCTGTGCTCAACGGTTTCGCCAAACCGGTAGGGCTGGTGCAGATTGAAGAACTGGGGCAATTACAAACCCCCATCCTGCTCAGCAACACCCTGTCAGTCGGCACACTCTTCACGACGCTGGTACGCGACGCGATTGCCCGTAATCCCGAACTGGGCCGCCGTTTGCCGACCGTCAATCCACTGGCGCTAGAGTGCAACGACGGCTGGCTCAATGATATTCAGGCGCTGGCCGTCACCGAAGCGATGGCGCGCGCCGCGTTGGATAGCGCCACGGTGGATTTCGCTCGTGGCAGCGTGGGTGCCGGTCGCGGCATGAGCTGCTTCGCGCTCAAAGGCGGCATCGGCACCGCCTCGCGGCAGATTGCGGAACTGGACGCCACCCTCGGGGTACTGGTGCTGGCCAATTTCGGCACACTGCCCGCCCTGACGCTGGGCGGCGTGCAGGTCGGCGACGCCATTGCGCCGTTGCTGCCAGAGCTGACGCCGCAGCAGGATGCCGGTTCCATCATCATTATTATGGCGACTGACGCCGCACTTGATGCCCGTCAGTTGACCCGCATCGCCCGCCGTGCGGGGGCCGGGCTCGGCCGCCTCGGCAGCTATTGGGGGCATGGCTCCGGCGATATCGCGGTGGCCTTTTCCACCCAACCCACACCGCGACCACCGGAAGACGCGCAACTGGAGCCGTTACTGAATGCCGCGGCCGACGCCACCGAACACGCGGTGCTGGATGCATTGTTACACGCCGAAGCCGTCACCGGTTTTCGCGGCCACCATCGCCCGGCCCTGACACAGGTACTGGACCGTCTGGCACAAGATTTCGCATAA
- a CDS encoding ABC transporter permease subunit — translation MNTSQEPIVAPSSALNDSTIRSPWRDFLHAFIRNPMALASGGFVLLLVLVAVFAPWLAPWNPMEPDWMALGASPSASHWMGTDDLGRDVMSRIIYGARISLYIGIVSVTLGMVVGIALGLLAGYYGRTIDMLIMRGCDVLFAFPGMLLAIAVVAILGPGLNNVIIAVAVFSVPVFARIVRASTLSLKQAAYVEAVRCAGAPDRVILLRHILPGTLPNVIVYFTMRIGTSILTAAGLSFIGLGPEPDVPEWGNILAMSRSMMMAGQWHVSVFPGLAIFCTVLAFNLLGDALRDTLDPKLKS, via the coding sequence ATGAACACCTCTCAAGAACCGATCGTGGCACCCTCCTCCGCCCTGAACGACAGTACGATTCGTTCACCGTGGCGCGATTTTCTGCATGCGTTCATCCGCAACCCGATGGCGCTGGCCTCCGGCGGTTTTGTGTTACTGCTGGTGCTGGTGGCGGTGTTCGCCCCCTGGCTGGCGCCCTGGAACCCGATGGAGCCAGACTGGATGGCGCTCGGCGCATCGCCTTCCGCCAGCCACTGGATGGGCACCGACGATCTGGGCCGCGATGTGATGAGCCGCATCATATACGGCGCACGCATTTCGCTGTACATCGGCATCGTCTCCGTCACGCTGGGTATGGTGGTAGGCATCGCCCTCGGCTTGCTGGCGGGCTACTATGGCCGCACTATCGACATGCTGATCATGCGCGGCTGCGACGTATTATTCGCGTTCCCCGGCATGTTGCTGGCGATTGCCGTGGTGGCAATCCTCGGCCCTGGCCTGAATAACGTGATTATCGCGGTAGCGGTATTCAGCGTACCGGTGTTCGCCCGCATTGTGCGCGCCTCCACGCTCTCACTCAAACAGGCGGCCTACGTTGAAGCCGTCCGCTGCGCTGGTGCGCCGGACCGAGTCATCCTGTTACGCCATATTCTGCCGGGTACCTTGCCGAACGTGATTGTCTATTTCACCATGCGTATCGGCACCAGTATTCTGACCGCTGCCGGGCTGAGTTTCATCGGCCTGGGGCCGGAACCGGACGTGCCTGAATGGGGCAACATTCTGGCGATGAGCCGCAGCATGATGATGGCAGGCCAGTGGCACGTCAGCGTCTTCCCCGGTTTAGCGATTTTCTGCACCGTGCTGGCCTTTAACCTGCTGGGCGATGCGCTGCGCGATACGCTGGACCCGAAACTGAAAAGCTGA
- a CDS encoding Hcp family type VI secretion system effector, with product MANLIYLTIEGKNQGLISSGCSTFESIGNKYQKAHGDEIFVLSFEHDMTRAMNINHMPVSFTKLIDKSSPLLGVAITENEELSLHFKFYRTSETGGVELYYSIKINKAFIVKLSVIYPHAINHADNQPEELISIKYSDIQWSHHIARTSGYSIWGESSF from the coding sequence ATGGCTAATTTAATCTATTTAACGATCGAAGGAAAAAACCAAGGTTTAATTTCTTCCGGATGTTCTACATTTGAATCAATAGGTAATAAATACCAGAAAGCACATGGCGATGAAATATTTGTCCTATCATTTGAGCACGACATGACAAGGGCGATGAATATCAATCATATGCCTGTTTCGTTCACAAAACTCATTGATAAATCATCCCCATTACTTGGTGTAGCGATAACAGAAAATGAGGAACTCTCGTTGCACTTTAAATTTTATAGAACATCAGAAACCGGCGGAGTTGAACTTTACTATTCAATAAAAATAAATAAAGCCTTTATTGTTAAACTAAGCGTTATCTATCCCCACGCTATAAATCATGCTGATAACCAACCTGAAGAGCTCATAAGTATAAAATACTCTGATATTCAGTGGAGCCACCACATTGCCAGAACATCAGGATACAGTATATGGGGAGAGAGTAGTTTCTAA